ATGCAAAGCCACTCTAGGGTTCTCTGCTCCTATCAAAACTACGACCGATCCCAGTGGTCTGCTCCAATTAAGATGTTCGTTGCGACAGGGGTATTCAAGGTTGACATCAAACTCCTTAGAGCGACAACACGGTAACGACTTCGGATGACGTCTGAGAAGGTCTGCGGAGTAAGGACCATACGCTCGGAGAAAGAGCCTGCGGTAACTAAGCGAATGATACAGGGCAATTGAAGCTTCATGGTAAATGAGGTGCGACGTCCTGAGAATTTGTAGATTCCCGATCCCTGTGTGTTCGAGTCTCCCGATTTCGAGGGCACTTCCGTCATGCGCAAACAAAGCGGTATAGATTCTGAACCTTACGTCGATTGGCAGGCGATAAAGGTAACAGCTACGATAGTGGCAGCCGACAACCAGCTCTCCTCTGACCATCTTGCACGCCTCCGGAACAATAATGTCATGGTAGTTTGGTTGTCCATCGTACAATGCAATTCGAGTGACATTGTCCTCAACGACTCTCCTATAAAAGCGAACGGTGATCCTCCAACCCATGCTCTTGCTAGCGGGAAGTTTCGTTGAACAGTGTGCGTTGAAGGGTGAGGCAACTTACCCTGGGTTACTTGGTTCGAGACGATTGAAGTTTGGCTTGTTCGCGGGGCCCTGCATACTGGTGTCTTGCTTATGAACTGAAACTCCTGTCTCTTGAGGGCCGGGGTCCATGTTTTCACCTAATAGGGGTATGGGAAATGGCTCAAATCGAAGCTGAGGGTGGTCGGCTTTCTAAGGAGTTATCTGGGGGCATCTCGATTATTTGTTGTCCTTGGTATGAATGAGAGTGTACAAAGTCCAGAGGATAGGTAACTAGGGAACAATAGAATTCAGCTGTTCTTCAAATCGCATGCAACACTTTACTTTCATTCATAATGAGGAACTAACTTGCTGCGccaacagaagaaaaaggaagttACTGTGGCACAAACCAGGGCTGCACCTTCACGGTAATTGCCTTGCAATACTCGAACAATGGTCTCATTACCATTCCTTGTACCCATTCAAAGGCTGTATATAAAGATGTGGGCAATCCATGCAGACTACTACGATGATTCCCTCTTTGTTTACAGTGAAGCTTGTATACGGGCTTTGCTCTTTGATACGGTCTCTCTACATAGTGCACTTAAATAGAATGAGTAGTTGCTGGCAACCTTTTTGGGGGGCCTGAAATCACATATTAAACATCATGATACCTTCAATCATCGTTCAATATATCCTCGACTACTTCCAGGTTATACCTGGTGATAAAGTATATATCGCAGTCACGTGTTGCCAGGGAGATTGATTATCATTGGACGGGTTCCTCTCTTGTTTCCTGTTGTCTCCTGCTTTGCGtgacttttctttcactaCCCTCCACTTCTTTCGAACGCGTTTTTATATTGTCTTTCGGTGTTACACTTAGCTTGAGGTCCTTGATTTTCATTTGGTTGAGGAATAAATCATCTGGACAACCAAGGACTCCCGTGACGTCTTACCGTAAACACACCTCTTTGTGTTCCGTATCACTATAAACCCTCCATTCACGGTCTGTCAAAGCATGGGTCTTTACTAGCCACATAATTACCTCCCCCGAGTTGCTATTCCCTTTTTTATCCCTCATATCTACCTCTCCTTTGCTGTCTGATACCTCATTTGAAGGTTTCAATGATCTAAGATGAATCCCGACGATTTAGATGACCCTGATCTGAGGGCAGCAATCGCTGCCTCTCTCAGGGAATCCAGTAATCACGAAGAGAACAGCCAAAACGGGCGTCAACATGAAGTTGTTGACTTGACTGCAgattctgatgatgatgtgataCCCATATTCCCCAAGTCAAACTCCGTCATTGGTTCCGAGACAGATGGGGATGAAACCGATTCGGGcgaggaagatggcgatgacgaagatgaagacctgAAGAGGGCGATCGAACTGTCTATGCAAAGTGCCATagcagatgaagatggctctTCGAGACATCATTTGTCATCAATTGGCAACAATGACAGCAAGGCATCTAACACCCCGATATCCAGTAGAGCTGAAACCCCAGCAAGCATACAGGCGCCGACACAAGCAGCTGGCTTATTGGGCTTGGATCGAAGacagatggagaaagagcGCCTGGAGCGGCtgaacaagagaaaagccGAAGAACCTGTATCGGATGGCCAACGGGATGCAAAGCAGGCGAGAACTGGAACGCCTTCAAGATCTCCCGGTCCTGCTATATCAGTGGTTGACacatcttctggatcaaaTTCGTCACGCACAACGCCAGCAGGAAATGATCAAATACAGATCCCATCTCCGACCCCGTCGGTTCAATTTCCTAACGGAGTCGTTAAGAAAACATGGGCCTTCGGTTGCCGCCGACAGggtgatgatatcaagatcGAGGAAGTTTTTCAGAAATCTGACTTACAACTTGCTGTCCTCAGCTCTTTTATGTGGGAAATGGAATGGCTTTTCTCAAAATTAAATACAGCAAAAACTCGATTCTACTTGGTGATGCAAGCCAAGGATGAATCTACAGTAAGTGCCGTTCAACGTTATCCACGTAATTGTCTGGCTGGACCATGAACTATACCCATTGCTGGTCCTTACTTTCTTGTCTTGGTGTTCAGCCTTTTGGAACGTGAAGTTAACCATCTTTGTGGTCCTAGAAACTTCAGTACAAGTCCGAAACCGCTGCTATGAGCAACCTTAGATTATGTTTTCCACCAATGGATGGTCAAGTGAATTGCATGCATTCAAAGCTGATGTTACTCTTCCACTCGGGATACGTTCGAATTGTGGTCCCCACTGCCAACTTGACTCCATATGACTGGGGTGAAATAGGTGGTCTTATGGAAAATGTACTGCATAATCTGACATTCCTATCCGCTACCGGCTAACCATAACCTAGAgtgtttttattattgatCTACCAAAAAGGACCGATAAAGACTCTGGGTTTACTCGAACAGGCTTCTACGACGAGTTGACTTACTTTTTAAAAGCTAGCACTCTACACGAGAATATCATCGCTAAACTGACCGATTATGACTTCAGTAGAACCGCGCATATTGCATTTGTCCACACTATGTAACCTCCTCTACCCTGACATCATGGTCTGATCTCTGATTCCATCTAGTGGTGGCTCGCATATGGGAGATTCGTGGCGGCGTACAGGGTACTGCGGCTTAGGACGTGCAGTGAACTCTCTTGGTTTGCGAACATCCAAACCTCTCAACATCGATTTTGTCGTGAGTCTACAATTGTACCAATTCACAGAGCACTTCCTGATACACAATAGACGTCATCCGTTGGCTCCTTGACGGACGAGTTCTTGAGGTCCATATATCTTGCATGCCAAGGTCAGCAATAGCTGAGTGCGATACCCCATTATAACACGAATCACAGGGATAACTTTGTGTCCAGGCGACGATGGATCGACGGAATACGTCCTTCGCACCGCAAAATCCTTTCCTGTCCGGAGCCGCAGCAACCCTACACAGCTCATTAACAAGTCTACGGCCGAAGAGTGGAAAGATAGATTTAGAGTCTACTTCCCCTCAGAGACAACAGTTAATGACACAAAAGGTGGACCACAATCCGCAGGGACGATTTGCTTTCAATCAAGGTGGTATACGGGCCCTAAATTTCCTCGTCATGTTCTGCGTGACTGTGTAAGTCAGAGGCTAGGCCTACTGATGCATAATAAAGTGAGTCGCTGTGT
This DNA window, taken from Aspergillus flavus chromosome 5, complete sequence, encodes the following:
- a CDS encoding putative tyrosyl-DNA phosphodiesterase, with translation MNPDDLDDPDLRAAIAASLRESSNHEENSQNGRQHEVVDLTADSDDDVIPIFPKSNSVIGSETDGDETDSGEEDGDDEDEDLKRAIELSMQSAIADEDGSSRHHLSSIGNNDSKASNTPISSRAETPASIQAPTQAAGLLGLDRRQMEKERLERLNKRKAEEPVSDGQRDAKQARTGTPSRSPGPAISVVDTSSGSNSSRTTPAGNDQIQIPSPTPSVQFPNGVVKKTWAFGCRRQGDDIKIEEVFQKSDLQLAVLSSFMWEMEWLFSKLNTAKTRFYLVMQAKDESTKLQYKSETAAMSNLRLCFPPMDGQVNCMHSKLMLLFHSGYVRIVVPTANLTPYDWGEIGGLMENSVFIIDLPKRTDKDSGFTRTGFYDELTYFLKASTLHENIIAKLTDYDFSRTAHIAFVHTIGGSHMGDSWRRTGYCGLGRAVNSLGLRTSKPLNIDFVTSSVGSLTDEFLRSIYLACQGDDGSTEYVLRTAKSFPVRSRSNPTQLINKSTAEEWKDRFRVYFPSETTVNDTKGGPQSAGTICFQSRWYTGPKFPRHVLRDCVSQRLGLLMHNKILYVRPDDPATLPDNSQCRAWAYVGSANLSESAWGRLVQERATKEPKLNCRNWECGVLMPVISKEDAVSEQNKSPNDESGTMLDAFKGIVPVPMRLPAPQYGPNRKPWFNSESGM